A genome region from Indicator indicator isolate 239-I01 chromosome 31, UM_Iind_1.1, whole genome shotgun sequence includes the following:
- the ADHFE1 gene encoding hydroxyacid-oxoacid transhydrogenase, mitochondrial, whose translation MAAGRERAARLLRQLQLASCRCPSHSHTYSQVPEQPTPGSTDYAFEMAISNIRYGEGVTKEIGMDLQNLGARRVCLMTDKNLCQLPPVKAVLDSLAKHGINFQMYDNVRVEPTDQSFLDAIEFAKKGEFDAYVAVGGGSVMDTCKAANLYAASPASDFLDYVNAPIGKGKPVTVPLKPLIAVPTTAGTGSETTGVAIFDFKQLKVKTGIASKAIKPTLGIVDPLHTLSMPERVVANSGFDVLCHALESYTALPYNQRSPCPPNPLSRPTYQGSNPISDVWALHALHIVAKYLKRAIKDPEDREARARMHLASAFAGIGFGNAGVHLCHGMSYPISGLVKTYKAKDYNVDHSLVPHGLSVVLTSPAVFAFTAQVHPERHLEAAEILGADIRTARVKEAGLILADTLRKFLFDLNVDDGLAALGYSTADIPALVQGTLPQERVTKLSPRPQTEEDLAALFEASMKLY comes from the exons ATGGCGGCCGGACGGGAGCGAGCGGCTCGCCTGCTgcggcagctgcagctggcatc ATGTCGGTGCCCAAGCCATTCCCACACTTATTCCCAAG tccctgagcagcctacCCCGGGCAGTACAGACTATGCATTTGAG ATGGCCATCTCAAACATCCGCTATGGAGAAGGAGTTACTAAAGAGATTGGCATG GACCTGCAGAATCTCGGTGCTAGAAGAGTTTGCCTGATGACAGATAAaaacctctgccagctccctcctgtAAAAGCAGTGTTGGATTCCCTGGCAAAGCATGGCATAAACTTTCAGATGTATGACAACGTCCGGGTGGAACCGACGGACCAAAG TTTCCTGGACGCCATTGAATTTGCTAAAAAGGGAGAGTTCGATGCCTACGTCGCCGTTGGAGGTGGCTCTGTGATGGACACCTGCAAAGCTGCCAACCTGtatgcagccagccctgcatcAGACTTCCTGGATTATGTCAATGCTCCCATTGGGAAGGGGAAGCCTGTCACTGTGCCCCTCAAGCCTCTCATTGCAG TTCCTACCACAGCTGGAACTGGAAGTGAAACCACTGGTGTAGCCATTTTTGACTTCAAACAACTCAAAGTGAAAACTG GAATTGCTTCAAAAGCCATTAAGCCAACATTAGGCATCGTGGATCCTTTGCACACTCTGTCCATGCCTGAGAGGGTGGTGGCCAACAGTGGCTTTGATGTGCTTTG CCATGCTCTGGAGTCCTACACTGCCCTGCCCTACAACCAGCGCAGCCCCTGCCCTCCAAACCCCCTCAGCCGACCAACTTACCAGGGCAGCAACCCCATCAGCGACGTCTGGGCTCTGCATGCTCTGCACATTGTGGCCAAATACTTGAAAAG AGCCATCAAAGACCCTGAAGACCGTGAAGCAAGAGCCAGGATGCACCTAGCAAGTGCCTTTGCTGGCATTGGCTTTGGCAATGCTGGTGTTCACCTCTG ccatGGAATGTCCTACCCAATTTCTGGTTTGGTGAAAACCTACAAGGCAAAGGATTACAATGTGGATCACTCTCTAGTG ccaCATGGCCTCTCAGTGGTGCTGACCTCCCCAGCAGTGTTTGCTTTCACAGCACAGGTCCATCCTGAACGACACTTGGAGGCTGCTGAGATACTGG GAGCTGACATCCGCACTGCCAGAGTCAAAGAGGCAGGGCTGATTTTGGCAGACACGCTGCGGAAATTCCTGTTTGATCTGAATGTTGATGATGGCTTAGCTGCACTCGGCTACTCCACAGCAGACATCCCTGCCTTGGTCCAAGGCACACTGCCCCAG GAGAGAGTGACTAAGCTATCCCCACGTCCCCAAACAGAAGAAGACTTAGCTGCCCTCTTCGAGGCTTCCATGAAGCTTTATTAG
- the RRS1 gene encoding ribosome biogenesis regulatory protein homolog — protein sequence MAAVRVEEVLAAAEEQEAEKRRSVTVEKELELEFDLGNLLALDRNPPATAGLRGGCPRREELLRALARDNTQLLVAQLWELPAERAGGAGGPLVAQLPEPTFRLPREKKPPRPRPPTRWEQFARLKGIRKRKRTSLVWDEQAKEWRRRWGYRRAGGDPARAWLAEVPEGADPEEDQFARLRREKRERVARNELNRLRNLARAHRAGTVVPAAPLHPTGHQSREELGHVARVARVSTASLGRFQPRLPKESAEPPSRSSGKKRRFEPLLGNLAAERSRQLELLRDMGSKKPVLDITRAVNKQLRQEEAEAAAAKGKKQSRQGKRGRRQQRVGRSGKKSGARRQQQRPAAGSSSGGKRKKA from the coding sequence ATGGCGGCCGTGCGGGTGGAGGAGGTGCTGGCGGCCGCCGAGGAGCAGGAGGCGGAGAAGCGGCGGAGCGTCACGGTAGAGAAGGAGCTGGAACTGGAGTTCGATCTGGGGAACTTGCTGGCGCTGGACCGTAACCCGCCCGCGACGGCGGGGCTGCGCGGGGGCTGCCCGCGGCGGGAGGAGCTGCTACGGGCGCTGGCCCGCGACAACACGCAACTGCTGGTGGCCCAGCTCTGGGAGCTGCCGGCCGAGCGCGCCGGCGGGGCCGGGGGACCCCTGGTAGCGCAGCTGCCCGAACCCACTTTCCGCCTGCCGCGGGAGAAGAAGCCGCCGCGCCCGCGGCCACCGACGCGCTGGGAGCAGTTCGCGCGGCTGAAGGGCATTCGCAAACGCAAGCGGACCTCGCTGGTGTGGGACGAGCAGGCCAAGGAGTGGCGGCGGCGCTGGGGCTACCGGCGGGCTGGCGGCGACCCGGCCCGCGCCTGGCTGGCGGAGGTGCCAGAGGGAGCCGACCCGGAGGAGGACCAGTTCGCCAGGCTGCGGCGGGAGAAGCGGGAGCGGGTGGCACGCAACGAGCTCAACCGTCTGCGCAACCTGGCCCGCGCCCACCGGGCCGGGACCGTCGTCCCCGCCGCCCCCCTCCACCCTACGGGCCACCAGAGCCGGGAGGAGCTGGGTCACGTTGCCCGCGTCGCCCGCGTTTCCACCGCGTCCCTCGGCCGCTTCCAGCCTCGGCTGCCCAAGGAGTCGGCGGAGCCACCGTCCCGCAGCAGCGGCAAGAAACGTCGCTTCGAGCCCCTGCTGGGCAACCTGGCAGCCGAGCGCAGccggcagctggagctgctgcggGACATGGGCAGCAAGAAGCCGGTCCTGGACATCACCCGCGCCGTCAACAAGCAGCTGCGGCAGGAGGAGGCCGAGGCAGCCGCTGCCAAGGGCAAGAAGCAGTCGCGGCAGGGCAAGCGCGGCCGCCGGCAGCAGAGGGTTGGCCGCAGCGGCAAGAAGAGTGGAGCcaggcggcagcagcagcggccTGCGGCCGGCAGCAGCAGCGGTGGCAAGAGAAAGAAGGCATGA